A genomic window from Arthrobacter sp. FW305-BF8 includes:
- a CDS encoding histidinol-phosphate transaminase, translating to MTDQLERLNRLPLRTNLRGLSPYGAPQLDVPILLNVNENTHGVPADVRAAITSAVSEAAAGLNRYPDREFTELREALAEYLGHGLGADNLWAANGSNEVLQQILQAFGGPGRSLLSFPPTYSMYPLLASGTDTAYIAGRRADDYGLSAESAANQVRELQPNIVFLCSPNNPTGTGLGLDVVEAVYEAGEASQAVVVVDEAYHEFAHDGTPSALTLLPGRERLIVSRTMSKAFALAGARLGYMAAAPEVTDALRLVRLPYHLSAVTQATALAALQHREALMADVQDIKRQRDRIVAELTRMGLRPAASDSNYVFFGGLENPHEVWQGLLDAGVLVRDVGIAGHLRVTAGTETETTAFLEALESILARQAVLPA from the coding sequence GTGACTGACCAGCTTGAGCGACTGAACCGACTGCCCCTGCGGACCAACCTGAGGGGGTTGTCCCCCTATGGCGCCCCCCAGCTTGATGTTCCGATCCTGCTCAACGTCAACGAGAACACGCATGGCGTGCCCGCCGACGTGCGGGCGGCCATCACGTCGGCCGTATCCGAGGCCGCCGCCGGGCTCAACCGGTACCCCGATCGCGAATTTACTGAACTCCGGGAAGCCCTGGCTGAATACCTCGGCCACGGGCTGGGCGCGGACAACCTCTGGGCGGCCAACGGCTCCAACGAGGTCCTGCAGCAGATCCTCCAGGCGTTTGGCGGCCCGGGCCGGTCACTCCTGAGCTTCCCGCCGACGTACTCCATGTACCCGCTGCTCGCCAGCGGCACGGACACCGCCTACATCGCCGGCAGGCGTGCCGACGACTACGGCCTCAGCGCAGAGTCCGCGGCGAACCAGGTGCGGGAACTCCAGCCAAACATCGTCTTCCTGTGCTCACCCAACAACCCCACCGGCACCGGCCTGGGCCTGGACGTGGTGGAAGCCGTCTATGAGGCTGGCGAGGCCAGTCAGGCGGTCGTCGTCGTGGACGAGGCCTACCACGAGTTTGCACACGACGGCACGCCCAGCGCCCTCACCCTGCTGCCCGGCCGGGAGCGGCTCATCGTCTCCCGGACCATGAGCAAGGCGTTCGCTCTTGCCGGCGCCCGCCTCGGCTACATGGCTGCCGCCCCGGAGGTGACCGACGCCCTCCGGTTGGTGCGCCTTCCCTACCACCTGTCGGCCGTCACGCAGGCAACCGCCCTCGCGGCGCTGCAGCACCGCGAGGCGCTCATGGCCGATGTCCAAGACATCAAACGGCAGCGTGACCGGATTGTCGCGGAACTGACGCGGATGGGGCTGCGGCCCGCGGCGTCCGATTCCAACTACGTCTTCTTCGGTGGGCTGGAGAACCCCCATGAGGTCTGGCAGGGACTGCTGGATGCAGGGGTGCTCGTCCGCGACGTCGGCATCGCCGGCCACCTGAGGGTCACGGCCGGTACTGAGACGGAAACCACAGCCTTCCTGGAAGCGCTGGAAAGCATCCTGGCCCGGCAGGCCGTACTTCCGGCCTAA
- the hisB gene encoding imidazoleglycerol-phosphate dehydratase HisB — MSDTGIKAAEARTARMERATSESSVLVEINLDGTGVSDISTSVPFYDHMLTALCKHSLIDMTVKATGDTHIDVHHTVEDVAITFGEVLRTALGNKAGIRRFGEATVPLDEALAHAVVDVSGRPYLVHGGEPAGQEYHLIGGHFTGSLTRHVFEAITLHAGICLHMNVIAGRDPHHIVEAQFKAFARALRAAVEPDPRVEGIPSTKGAL, encoded by the coding sequence ATGAGCGACACCGGTATCAAGGCTGCCGAGGCCCGGACTGCACGCATGGAGCGTGCCACCAGCGAATCTTCCGTGCTGGTGGAGATCAACCTCGACGGCACCGGAGTGTCGGATATCAGCACGTCGGTCCCGTTCTACGACCACATGCTGACGGCCCTGTGCAAGCACTCACTCATCGACATGACCGTCAAGGCCACCGGCGACACCCACATTGACGTCCACCACACCGTCGAGGATGTTGCCATTACGTTCGGCGAGGTCCTGCGCACCGCGCTGGGCAACAAGGCGGGCATCCGCCGCTTCGGTGAGGCCACCGTGCCCCTGGACGAGGCCCTCGCGCACGCCGTCGTCGACGTGTCCGGCCGGCCCTACCTGGTGCACGGCGGCGAGCCTGCCGGGCAGGAGTACCACCTGATCGGCGGCCACTTCACGGGCTCGCTGACCCGGCACGTGTTCGAGGCCATCACGCTGCACGCCGGCATCTGCCTGCACATGAACGTCATCGCGGGCCGCGACCCGCACCACATCGTGGAAGCCCAGTTCAAGGCCTTCGCCAGGGCCCTCCGCGCAGCCGTCGAGCCGGATCCCCGCGTCGAGGGCATTCCGTCCACCAAAGGAGCACTGTGA
- the hisH gene encoding imidazole glycerol phosphate synthase subunit HisH: MTGKVLHEGAILDPSATMKPASPEGKPTVTVLDYGSGNVRSAVRALERAGAEVILSSKPEDVLNADGLVVPGVGAFETVMRELKAVDGIRMIGRRVAGGRPVLGICVGLQVLFEAGVEHGTEAEGMGEWPGKVELLPAEVVPHMGWNTVKVPEGSRLFAGVEGERFYFVHSYGVQNWDFDVIQPRMAPPLVTWSEHGGPFVAAVENGPLCATQFHPEKSGDAGARLLKNWVDGLRAPHSRQAADA, translated from the coding sequence GTGACCGGCAAAGTACTGCACGAGGGCGCGATCCTCGACCCGTCCGCCACAATGAAGCCGGCATCCCCGGAGGGCAAACCCACCGTCACCGTCCTGGACTACGGCTCCGGCAACGTCCGTTCGGCCGTTCGCGCCCTTGAGCGTGCCGGTGCGGAGGTTATCCTGAGCTCCAAGCCCGAGGACGTGCTGAACGCCGACGGGCTGGTCGTTCCCGGCGTCGGCGCCTTCGAAACGGTCATGCGCGAGCTCAAAGCTGTTGACGGCATCCGGATGATCGGCCGCCGCGTTGCCGGCGGACGCCCGGTCCTCGGGATCTGCGTCGGCCTGCAGGTGCTCTTCGAAGCCGGCGTCGAACACGGAACCGAAGCCGAAGGCATGGGGGAGTGGCCCGGCAAGGTGGAGCTCCTCCCGGCGGAAGTGGTGCCGCACATGGGGTGGAACACCGTCAAGGTCCCGGAAGGCTCCAGGCTTTTCGCCGGCGTCGAGGGCGAGCGGTTCTACTTTGTGCACTCCTACGGCGTCCAGAACTGGGACTTCGACGTGATCCAGCCGCGGATGGCGCCGCCCCTGGTCACGTGGTCCGAGCACGGTGGCCCCTTCGTCGCCGCCGTGGAAAACGGCCCCCTCTGCGCCACCCAGTTCCACCCGGAAAAGTCCGGTGACGCCGGCGCGCGTCTCCTGAAAAACTGGGTCGACGGGCTCCGCGCGCCGCACTCCCGGCAGGCGGCGGACGCCTAG
- the priA gene encoding bifunctional 1-(5-phosphoribosyl)-5-((5-phosphoribosylamino)methylideneamino)imidazole-4-carboxamide isomerase/phosphoribosylanthranilate isomerase PriA, which produces MTSQNELPVLELLPAVDVVNGQAVRLVQGEAGSETSYGTPLEAALNWQQQGAEWVHLVDLDAAFGRGSNADLLREVVGRLDIKVELSGGLRDDESLEKALDLGVARVNLGTAALENPEWTARAIDRFGDRIAVGLDVRGTTLAGRGWTKEGGDLWDVLGRLEEAGCARYVVTDVTKDGTLQGPNVELLRQMVEKTGKPVVASGGISSLDDLKVLRSLVPLGVEGAIVGKALYAGAFTLPEALDVAGRR; this is translated from the coding sequence ATGACCAGCCAAAACGAGCTGCCGGTACTTGAACTGCTTCCCGCCGTCGACGTCGTGAACGGCCAGGCCGTCCGCCTGGTCCAGGGCGAGGCGGGCAGCGAAACAAGCTACGGCACGCCCCTGGAGGCGGCGCTCAACTGGCAGCAGCAGGGCGCGGAATGGGTTCACCTGGTGGACCTCGACGCTGCCTTCGGACGCGGCTCGAACGCGGACCTGCTGCGCGAAGTGGTGGGCCGGCTGGACATCAAGGTCGAGCTCTCCGGCGGCCTTCGGGACGACGAATCGCTGGAGAAGGCACTGGACCTGGGCGTCGCCCGGGTGAACCTCGGCACCGCCGCTCTGGAGAATCCGGAATGGACCGCGCGGGCCATCGACCGCTTCGGTGACCGGATCGCCGTCGGCCTGGACGTCCGGGGAACCACCCTCGCCGGACGCGGCTGGACCAAGGAAGGCGGGGACCTGTGGGACGTTTTGGGCCGCCTCGAGGAGGCTGGCTGCGCCCGCTACGTCGTCACCGACGTAACCAAGGACGGGACGCTGCAGGGACCGAACGTTGAACTTCTGCGGCAGATGGTGGAAAAGACCGGCAAGCCCGTGGTGGCCTCCGGCGGCATTTCCAGCCTCGACGATTTGAAGGTCCTGCGCTCCCTGGTGCCGCTCGGCGTCGAAGGTGCCATCGTGGGCAAGGCCCTGTACGCCGGCGCCTTCACCCTCCCCGAGGCCCTCGACGTCGCCGGCCGCCGCTAG
- a CDS encoding SseB family protein, which translates to MTEHQRNSADGGGPAADLPPVRRLPGHIEAALAGAGGAADSAGQPWAGRSLAGDDAKIHNFEDDDGAADAGYLTAVSALVAGDGGEAAVVASLASARVFVPVVAQLAEEAEGAHGVHADKQADMALVTLKAPDGRLAMPVFSTAAALAAWHPEARPVAVYAARAALSAVAEGAELLVVDPGAEVTFVVRRPGVWALAQQRQWVPAYLDAELAAVLRAGAEGKPAVRGLDVLPGGGVATTTASGSSVDGGGAGPELRVVLYLEDGLDAAAVQALVAGLQSEWSRNVLFGERVDSIEVKLRRAAQ; encoded by the coding sequence GTGACCGAGCACCAGCGCAACTCCGCGGACGGCGGCGGACCGGCGGCGGACCTGCCCCCGGTTCGCAGGCTGCCCGGTCACATCGAGGCTGCCCTGGCCGGGGCGGGTGGCGCCGCCGATTCGGCCGGTCAGCCCTGGGCCGGGCGCAGCCTCGCCGGTGATGACGCCAAGATCCACAACTTCGAGGACGACGACGGCGCGGCCGACGCCGGCTACCTCACCGCAGTCTCCGCTCTTGTTGCCGGGGACGGCGGCGAGGCCGCGGTGGTTGCCTCACTGGCCAGTGCCCGGGTTTTCGTCCCCGTGGTGGCACAACTGGCGGAAGAAGCCGAGGGCGCGCACGGCGTGCACGCAGACAAGCAGGCGGACATGGCGCTGGTGACGCTCAAGGCGCCCGACGGCCGCCTCGCCATGCCGGTGTTCAGCACGGCAGCAGCCCTGGCGGCGTGGCACCCGGAGGCCCGTCCGGTGGCCGTGTACGCCGCGCGGGCCGCCTTGTCCGCCGTCGCCGAGGGGGCCGAGCTGCTGGTGGTGGACCCCGGGGCGGAAGTGACCTTCGTGGTCCGGCGCCCCGGCGTCTGGGCCCTCGCGCAGCAGCGGCAGTGGGTGCCGGCCTACCTGGACGCCGAGCTGGCCGCCGTGCTGCGTGCCGGAGCGGAAGGTAAGCCCGCAGTCCGCGGACTCGATGTCCTTCCCGGCGGGGGAGTAGCCACAACCACGGCTTCGGGGAGCAGCGTCGATGGCGGCGGCGCCGGACCGGAACTGCGGGTGGTGCTCTACCTGGAGGACGGACTCGATGCGGCCGCAGTCCAGGCCCTCGTTGCCGGCCTCCAGAGCGAGTGGAGCCGGAATGTATTGTTTGGTGAGCGCGTTGATTCGATCGAAGTAAAGCTAAGGCGCGCCGCGCAGTAG
- a CDS encoding MFS transporter, protein MNFSLYRELLAVRPIRRLLAVGMIARIPHSAAGVLLTLHIVLTLGEGYAAAGTAAAVMTIGIALGAPWRGRRVDTAGLRRALIPSVISETVIWSIVPHVSYQWLLPLVFVGGLLTLPIFSVVRQSLGVLADGDQRRTAFALDAVSTEMVFMIGPAAGAVVATSGHSVLGLTAVGVSTSLAGLFLMWFNPPTRSAVRSESCEADEQVAAEVAVVAAAPAHLQEAAAELGPAAAGISRRAVLKRRVAHSFGWFTAAVAAVFAVAGGAGMVLSGTDVGIVAALETGGRQGEIGVVFLFWCAASVVGGLVYGAMHRPVSPILLLLGMAALTIPMGFATDTLTLSLLSLLPGLLCAPVLSAASEKVAELVDEARRGEAMGWYGSALTAGVALGAPLAGLFIDSIGAAGGFVSVGVAGVLLCAVGLVLQQRRRRAAAS, encoded by the coding sequence GTGAATTTCAGCCTGTACCGGGAGCTGCTGGCCGTCCGGCCCATCCGGCGGCTCCTGGCGGTCGGCATGATCGCCCGCATTCCCCACTCGGCGGCGGGCGTCCTGCTGACCCTGCACATCGTCCTTACCCTCGGTGAGGGCTACGCGGCCGCGGGAACGGCAGCGGCCGTGATGACCATCGGCATCGCGCTCGGCGCCCCTTGGCGCGGCCGCCGGGTGGATACGGCGGGCCTGCGGAGAGCGCTGATACCCTCCGTGATTTCGGAAACAGTCATCTGGTCCATCGTGCCGCACGTCTCCTATCAGTGGCTGCTGCCGCTCGTGTTCGTGGGCGGCCTTCTGACGCTGCCCATTTTCAGTGTGGTGCGGCAGTCCCTGGGGGTCCTTGCGGACGGCGACCAGCGCAGGACCGCCTTCGCGCTGGACGCTGTCAGCACGGAGATGGTGTTCATGATCGGCCCGGCCGCAGGTGCCGTGGTGGCCACAAGCGGCCATTCCGTGCTGGGGCTGACCGCCGTCGGCGTCTCGACATCGCTGGCCGGGCTCTTCCTCATGTGGTTCAACCCGCCCACCCGCAGTGCTGTCCGCAGCGAATCGTGTGAGGCGGACGAACAGGTTGCCGCAGAGGTGGCCGTGGTGGCCGCGGCCCCCGCACACCTGCAGGAGGCTGCCGCTGAACTCGGCCCGGCGGCCGCGGGCATTAGTCGGCGGGCAGTCCTGAAGCGCAGGGTGGCCCACAGCTTCGGCTGGTTCACCGCCGCGGTAGCCGCGGTGTTCGCTGTTGCCGGTGGCGCCGGCATGGTGCTCAGCGGCACCGATGTGGGAATCGTGGCTGCCCTGGAGACCGGCGGCCGCCAGGGCGAGATCGGTGTGGTGTTCCTCTTCTGGTGCGCCGCCTCGGTGGTCGGCGGCCTCGTCTACGGGGCCATGCACCGGCCTGTCTCACCGATACTCCTGCTTCTGGGCATGGCTGCACTGACCATTCCCATGGGCTTCGCCACCGACACACTGACCCTCAGCCTGTTGTCGCTGCTGCCGGGGCTCCTCTGTGCTCCGGTGCTTTCGGCAGCCTCCGAGAAGGTGGCCGAACTGGTTGACGAGGCCAGGCGGGGCGAGGCCATGGGCTGGTACGGGTCCGCGCTGACCGCCGGCGTGGCACTGGGGGCTCCGCTGGCCGGACTTTTCATCGACAGCATTGGCGCGGCCGGGGGCTTTGTGTCCGTCGGGGTGGCTGGGGTGCTGCTTTGCGCTGTGGGACTTGTCCTCCAGCAGCGGCGCCGCCGCGCCGCCGCATCCTGA
- a CDS encoding DUF1844 domain-containing protein → MSTPDSNSHVYQAPGAGDDVTQQIRDISEVPAIEVITTAAVHLMSASAVKLGLAAEENAAELKDLDEARKLITALAGLVTAAAPEIGSQHAGPLRDGLRSLQLAFREESIIPDPPGKGPGEKFTGAVN, encoded by the coding sequence ATGAGCACTCCAGACAGCAATTCACACGTCTACCAGGCGCCTGGCGCCGGGGACGACGTCACGCAGCAAATCCGCGACATCTCCGAGGTTCCTGCGATCGAGGTCATCACCACGGCCGCCGTGCACCTCATGAGCGCCTCGGCCGTGAAGCTCGGCCTGGCCGCTGAGGAGAACGCCGCTGAGCTGAAGGACCTGGATGAGGCCCGCAAGCTCATCACCGCCCTCGCCGGCCTGGTGACGGCGGCCGCCCCGGAAATCGGTTCGCAGCATGCCGGGCCGTTGCGTGATGGCCTGCGGTCACTGCAGCTCGCCTTCCGCGAAGAGTCGATCATTCCGGATCCTCCGGGCAAGGGTCCCGGTGAGAAGTTCACCGGTGCAGTGAACTAG
- the infC gene encoding translation initiation factor IF-3 — MRLVGPAGEQVGIVRIEDALRLAAESDLDLVEVAPQAKPPVCKLMDFGKYKYEAAVKAREARKNQTNTVLKEIRFRLKIDTHDYETKRGHALRFLGAGDKVKAMIQFRGREQQRPEMGLRLLQRFAEDVGEVGVVESSPRIDGRNMVMVIGPLKNKAEAKAEARRATQRAEAKAQNEAKAAGRVDTSGDDQAPLTQSLADLLPEGFQVSTEAPAQDAPAEAEAAAPEAAVEAPSVPAEAAPAAEAPKVAEAPKVAAAPKEAESKREAPKAAAPKAAPAAPRAAAPAAPKAAAPAEPKAPVAESPAPAAPKPAAAPATPKPVARPAAPKPVARPAAPRPTPKPAGKKTT; from the coding sequence GTGCGGCTGGTCGGCCCTGCCGGCGAACAGGTAGGAATCGTCCGTATTGAGGATGCCCTGCGTCTGGCTGCCGAGTCCGACCTGGATCTCGTTGAAGTTGCACCGCAGGCCAAGCCTCCGGTGTGCAAGCTGATGGACTTCGGCAAGTACAAGTACGAAGCCGCGGTCAAGGCCCGTGAGGCCCGGAAGAACCAGACCAACACGGTTCTGAAGGAAATCCGGTTCCGCCTGAAGATCGACACCCATGACTACGAGACCAAGCGCGGCCACGCCCTCCGCTTCCTCGGAGCCGGGGACAAGGTCAAGGCCATGATCCAGTTCCGCGGCCGTGAGCAGCAGCGTCCCGAAATGGGCCTGCGCCTGCTCCAGCGGTTCGCGGAAGATGTCGGTGAGGTCGGCGTGGTTGAGTCCAGCCCCCGCATTGACGGCCGCAACATGGTCATGGTCATCGGCCCGCTGAAGAACAAGGCGGAGGCTAAGGCCGAAGCGCGCCGCGCAACGCAGCGTGCAGAAGCCAAGGCCCAGAATGAAGCCAAGGCCGCAGGCCGCGTGGACACGTCCGGTGACGATCAGGCACCCCTGACGCAGTCGCTTGCGGACCTTCTGCCGGAAGGCTTCCAGGTTTCCACGGAGGCCCCTGCGCAAGACGCCCCGGCAGAAGCTGAGGCAGCCGCTCCGGAAGCCGCCGTCGAAGCGCCCTCGGTTCCGGCCGAAGCAGCTCCGGCCGCGGAAGCCCCCAAGGTTGCCGAAGCACCCAAGGTTGCGGCAGCACCCAAGGAGGCCGAGTCGAAGCGCGAAGCACCCAAGGCCGCAGCACCCAAGGCAGCCCCCGCTGCTCCCCGAGCGGCAGCCCCCGCAGCACCGAAGGCGGCAGCGCCTGCTGAGCCGAAGGCTCCCGTAGCTGAGTCGCCTGCTCCGGCAGCGCCGAAGCCTGCGGCTGCCCCGGCCACGCCCAAGCCGGTGGCCCGGCCGGCAGCGCCGAAGCCTGTTGCACGACCCGCAGCGCCCCGGCCCACGCCGAAGCCGGCGGGCAAGAAGACCACCTAG
- the rpmI gene encoding 50S ribosomal protein L35: MPKMKTHSGAKKRFKLTGSGKLRRQQANRRHYLEHKSSRLTRRLAGDKIVFKGDAKVIRKMLGI, encoded by the coding sequence ATGCCGAAGATGAAGACCCACAGCGGTGCTAAGAAGCGCTTCAAGCTGACCGGTAGCGGCAAGCTGCGCCGCCAGCAGGCCAACCGCCGCCACTACCTCGAGCACAAGTCCTCCAGGCTGACCCGCCGCCTTGCCGGCGACAAGATCGTCTTCAAGGGCGACGCCAAGGTCATCCGGAAGATGCTCGGCATCTAA
- the rplT gene encoding 50S ribosomal protein L20, protein MARVKRAVNAHKKRRVILERAKGYRGQRSRLYRKAKEQLLHSFVYSYGDRKKKKGDFRRLWIQRINAASRANGLTYNRLIQGLKAAEVEVDRRMLAELAVSDANAFAALVQVAKDSLPADTSAPAAKAEAAPKAKATRARAAKKPVAAAAE, encoded by the coding sequence GTGGCACGTGTGAAGCGGGCGGTAAACGCCCACAAGAAGCGCCGGGTTATCCTCGAACGCGCCAAAGGTTACCGTGGACAGCGCTCACGCCTGTACCGCAAGGCCAAAGAGCAGCTGCTGCACTCGTTTGTGTACAGCTACGGCGACCGCAAGAAGAAGAAGGGCGACTTCCGCCGCCTGTGGATCCAGCGCATCAACGCTGCCTCCCGCGCCAACGGCCTGACCTACAACCGTCTGATCCAGGGCCTGAAGGCCGCTGAGGTTGAGGTTGACCGCCGCATGCTGGCCGAGCTCGCCGTTTCCGACGCCAACGCTTTCGCTGCGCTGGTCCAGGTTGCCAAGGACTCCCTGCCTGCAGACACCTCCGCTCCGGCCGCCAAGGCTGAGGCTGCACCGAAGGCCAAGGCTACCCGCGCACGCGCTGCGAAGAAGCCGGTTGCTGCAGCTGCTGAGTAA
- a CDS encoding TrmH family RNA methyltransferase, which translates to MNETGRPQDFPLSNPRADRVRDVAKLAGRPARLKRRQFLAEGPQAVREALVLHGKRIAAGQPGIVREVYASEACLDRYPEFEELAVETSARLATDDVLAAMADTVTPQGIVAVCDFVDVELADVLDAGPRLIAVLCQVRDPGNAGTVLRAADAAGADAVILTGSSVDVYNPKAVRSTAGSLFHLPVVLGADVNELAAMCRERGIGVLAADGYGQLNLDRLQDENAARRLGASAAGSDYALENPTAWLFGNEAQGLSEDELALADHRVAVPVYGAAESLNLGTAATVCLYASARSQQPA; encoded by the coding sequence ATGAACGAAACCGGGCGCCCGCAAGACTTTCCACTCTCCAATCCCCGAGCAGATCGGGTCAGGGACGTGGCAAAGCTTGCAGGGCGCCCGGCACGTTTAAAGCGCCGGCAGTTTCTGGCCGAGGGCCCGCAGGCAGTACGTGAGGCCCTGGTGCTTCACGGCAAGCGGATCGCTGCGGGCCAGCCGGGCATCGTCCGCGAGGTGTACGCCAGCGAGGCCTGCCTGGACCGGTACCCCGAGTTTGAAGAGCTGGCCGTGGAAACCAGTGCCCGCCTCGCCACGGACGACGTCCTGGCCGCCATGGCGGACACCGTCACCCCGCAGGGGATCGTTGCGGTGTGCGATTTCGTGGATGTCGAGCTGGCGGACGTGCTCGACGCCGGACCGCGGCTGATTGCCGTGCTCTGCCAGGTCCGCGATCCCGGGAATGCCGGGACGGTGCTTCGGGCCGCAGACGCCGCCGGCGCCGATGCCGTGATCCTCACCGGTTCCAGCGTGGATGTCTACAATCCCAAGGCGGTCCGCTCCACCGCCGGCTCCCTCTTCCACCTTCCAGTGGTTCTCGGCGCTGACGTCAACGAGCTGGCTGCGATGTGCAGGGAGCGGGGGATCGGTGTGCTGGCAGCGGATGGCTACGGGCAGCTGAACCTCGACCGCCTGCAGGACGAGAACGCCGCACGCCGGCTTGGCGCTTCGGCCGCCGGCTCTGACTACGCCCTGGAAAACCCCACGGCCTGGCTCTTCGGCAACGAAGCCCAAGGGCTCTCGGAGGACGAGCTTGCGCTTGCCGACCATCGGGTGGCGGTGCCGGTCTATGGCGCCGCTGAGAGCCTCAATCTCGGGACGGCCGCCACCGTTTGCCTCTACGCCAGTGCGAGGTCCCAGCAGCCCGCCTAG
- a CDS encoding GlsB/YeaQ/YmgE family stress response membrane protein: MGFLAWIILGLIVGAIVKAVMPGRVGGGWVTSLVLGVVGAIVGGWIGSLLFGKGDLAFFDLGTWILAIIGGLVVAGIYGAITGRSHSTRAP, encoded by the coding sequence ATGGGATTTCTTGCTTGGATTATTCTCGGCCTGATCGTAGGCGCAATCGTTAAAGCCGTCATGCCCGGCAGGGTCGGCGGCGGCTGGGTCACCAGCTTGGTTCTGGGCGTCGTTGGCGCCATCGTTGGCGGCTGGATCGGCAGCCTTCTCTTCGGCAAGGGTGACCTGGCGTTCTTCGACCTTGGCACCTGGATCCTCGCCATCATCGGCGGCCTCGTAGTCGCAGGTATCTACGGCGCAATCACCGGCCGTAGCCACAGCACCCGGGCACCATAA
- a CDS encoding cation diffusion facilitator family transporter translates to MSANGGTKAIVAALAANLTIAVLKFVAFLLTRSSSMLAEAIHSVADSGNQILLLVGGKRAQRAASPEHPFGYGRERYIYAFIVSIVLFSVGGLFALYEGWEKIQHPHAIEGDFWWVPLAVLVGAIIAESFSFRTAISEANHIRGSQGWISFVRTAKQPELPVILLEDFGALLGLVFALFGVGLTLLTGDGIWDGIGTGMIGLLLVAIAVILAMETKSLLLGESATKDDVGRIRRAIEADGTTIIHLKTLHLGPEELLVAAKISVDAGDSGLDIAKAIDDAEARIRSAVPIARVIYLEPDIRRAQVASGPALAGEPGA, encoded by the coding sequence TTGTCTGCAAATGGCGGTACCAAGGCGATTGTGGCGGCGCTGGCCGCCAACCTGACCATCGCTGTCCTGAAGTTCGTCGCGTTCCTGTTGACGCGTTCCTCGTCGATGCTGGCTGAGGCCATCCACTCAGTCGCGGACTCCGGCAACCAGATCCTGCTGCTGGTCGGCGGAAAACGCGCACAGCGGGCGGCCAGCCCGGAACACCCCTTTGGCTACGGACGCGAGCGGTACATTTATGCGTTCATCGTTTCCATCGTGCTCTTCAGCGTCGGCGGCCTGTTCGCCCTGTATGAGGGATGGGAAAAAATCCAGCACCCGCACGCCATAGAAGGCGACTTCTGGTGGGTGCCCCTGGCCGTGCTGGTGGGAGCCATCATCGCAGAGTCGTTCTCGTTCCGGACGGCCATCAGCGAAGCCAACCACATCCGCGGCAGCCAGGGCTGGATCAGCTTCGTGCGGACCGCCAAGCAGCCCGAGCTTCCGGTGATCCTGCTCGAAGACTTCGGTGCGCTGCTGGGCCTCGTCTTCGCCCTGTTCGGCGTGGGACTGACCCTGCTGACCGGCGACGGCATCTGGGACGGAATCGGAACCGGGATGATCGGTCTGCTGCTCGTGGCGATTGCCGTCATCCTGGCGATGGAAACCAAATCCCTGCTGCTGGGGGAGTCGGCAACCAAGGACGACGTCGGCCGGATCCGGCGCGCCATCGAGGCGGACGGCACAACCATTATCCACCTCAAGACCCTGCACCTGGGCCCGGAGGAGCTGCTCGTGGCGGCCAAGATCAGCGTGGATGCAGGTGATTCCGGGCTGGACATTGCCAAGGCAATTGACGACGCCGAAGCCCGGATCCGCTCGGCCGTTCCCATCGCGCGGGTCATCTACCTGGAGCCAGACATCCGCCGCGCCCAGGTGGCCAGCGGGCCCGCCCTTGCGGGCGAGCCAGGCGCCTAG